Proteins encoded in a region of the Megalops cyprinoides isolate fMegCyp1 chromosome 3, fMegCyp1.pri, whole genome shotgun sequence genome:
- the LOC118774768 gene encoding protein C-ets-1-like isoform X2 → MTAAVDMKPTLTIIKSEKMDDLECGDVPLLTPGSKEMMSQALKATFSGFTKEQQRLGIPKDPRQWTENHVAEWLMWTVNEFSLKNVDFHKFCMNGASLCALGKDRFLDLAPDFVGDILWEHLEMLQKDSKHFPVNGLTSTFQESRYTSDYFVSYGIENAQCVPPSEYSEPGFITESYQTLHPISSEDLLSLKYESVYPNVILRDTPLNPPQGDYFSIKQEVISPDNMSVGRISRGKLGGQDSFESTESFESCDRLTHSWSSQSSYSSLQRVPSYESFDSEEYPSALNGHKPKGTFKDYVRERADLNKDKPVIPAAALAGYTGSGPIQLWQFLLELLTDKSCQAFISWTGDGWEFKLSDPDEVARRWGKRKNKPKMNYEKLSRGLRYYYDKNIIHKTSGKRYVYRFVCDLKSLLGYTPEELHAMLDVKPDTDE, encoded by the exons ATCTGGAATGTGGTGACGTTCCGTTGCTCACCCCTGGGAGTAAAGAGATGATGTCTCAGGCTTTAAAAGCCACCTTCAGTGGCTTCACAAAGGAGCAGCAGCGACTTGGGATACCCAAAG ATCCCAGACAGTGGACGGAGAACCACGTAGCAGAGTGGCTGATGTGGACAGTGAACGAGTTCAGCCTGAAGAATGTGGACTTCCACAAGTTCTGCATGAATGGTGCCAGTCTCTGTGCGCTGGGAAAGGATCGTTTTTTGGACCTGGCACCTGACTTTGTGGGAGACATTCTTTGGGAACATTTAGAGATGCTTCAGAAAG ATTCAAAGCATTTCCCTGTCAACGGTCTGACCTCAACCTTCCAGGAATCTCGCTATACCTCAGATTACTTTGTCA GTTATGGGATTGAGAATGCCCAGTGTGTCCCCCCATCTGAATACTCTGAGCCAGGCTTCATCACAGAGTCCTACCAGACACTGCACCCAATAAGCTCTGAGGACCTGTTATCACTGAAGTATGAGAGTGTATACCCCAATGTCATTCTGCGGGACACGCCTCTCAACCCCCCACAAGGAGACTACTTCTCCATCAAGCAAGAAGTCATCTCCCCAGACAACATGAGTGTGGGCCGCATCAGCAGAG GGAAGCTGGGGGGCCAGGATTCCTTCGAGAGCACAGAGAGCTTTGAGAGTTGTGACCGGCTCACGCACTCGTGGAGCAGCCAGTCCTCCTACAGCAGCCTTCAGCGAGTGCCATCCTATGAGAGCTTTGACTCCGAGGAATACCCCAGCGCCTTGAATGGGCACAAGCCCAAGGGCACCTTCAAAGACTACGTGAGGGAGCGGGCGGACCTCAACAAAGACAAGCCCGTCATTCCTGCTGCTGCACTTGCTGGTTACACAG GCAGCGGGCCCATCCAGCTGTGGCAGTTTCTCCTGGAACTCCTGACAGATAAATCCTGCCAAGCCTTTATCAGTTGGACGGGAGACGGCTGGGAGTTCAAGCTCTCTGACCCTGATGAG GTAGCCCGCAGGTGggggaagaggaaaaacaagccCAAGATGAACTACGAGAAGCTGAGCAGAGGCCTGCGCTACTACTATGACAAGAACATCATCCACAAGACGTCTGGCAAGCGCTACGTGTACCGCTTTGTCTGTGACTTGAAAAGCCTGCTGGGCTACACCCCCGAGGAGCTGCACGCTATGCTGGATGTGAAGCCCGATACAGACGAGTGA
- the LOC118774768 gene encoding protein C-ets-1-like isoform X1: MTAAVDMKPTLTIIKSEKMDDLECGDVPLLTPGSKEMMSQALKATFSGFTKEQQRLGIPKDPRQWTENHVAEWLMWTVNEFSLKNVDFHKFCMNGASLCALGKDRFLDLAPDFVGDILWEHLEMLQKEDSKHFPVNGLTSTFQESRYTSDYFVSYGIENAQCVPPSEYSEPGFITESYQTLHPISSEDLLSLKYESVYPNVILRDTPLNPPQGDYFSIKQEVISPDNMSVGRISRGKLGGQDSFESTESFESCDRLTHSWSSQSSYSSLQRVPSYESFDSEEYPSALNGHKPKGTFKDYVRERADLNKDKPVIPAAALAGYTGSGPIQLWQFLLELLTDKSCQAFISWTGDGWEFKLSDPDEVARRWGKRKNKPKMNYEKLSRGLRYYYDKNIIHKTSGKRYVYRFVCDLKSLLGYTPEELHAMLDVKPDTDE, encoded by the exons ATCTGGAATGTGGTGACGTTCCGTTGCTCACCCCTGGGAGTAAAGAGATGATGTCTCAGGCTTTAAAAGCCACCTTCAGTGGCTTCACAAAGGAGCAGCAGCGACTTGGGATACCCAAAG ATCCCAGACAGTGGACGGAGAACCACGTAGCAGAGTGGCTGATGTGGACAGTGAACGAGTTCAGCCTGAAGAATGTGGACTTCCACAAGTTCTGCATGAATGGTGCCAGTCTCTGTGCGCTGGGAAAGGATCGTTTTTTGGACCTGGCACCTGACTTTGTGGGAGACATTCTTTGGGAACATTTAGAGATGCTTCAGAAAG AAGATTCAAAGCATTTCCCTGTCAACGGTCTGACCTCAACCTTCCAGGAATCTCGCTATACCTCAGATTACTTTGTCA GTTATGGGATTGAGAATGCCCAGTGTGTCCCCCCATCTGAATACTCTGAGCCAGGCTTCATCACAGAGTCCTACCAGACACTGCACCCAATAAGCTCTGAGGACCTGTTATCACTGAAGTATGAGAGTGTATACCCCAATGTCATTCTGCGGGACACGCCTCTCAACCCCCCACAAGGAGACTACTTCTCCATCAAGCAAGAAGTCATCTCCCCAGACAACATGAGTGTGGGCCGCATCAGCAGAG GGAAGCTGGGGGGCCAGGATTCCTTCGAGAGCACAGAGAGCTTTGAGAGTTGTGACCGGCTCACGCACTCGTGGAGCAGCCAGTCCTCCTACAGCAGCCTTCAGCGAGTGCCATCCTATGAGAGCTTTGACTCCGAGGAATACCCCAGCGCCTTGAATGGGCACAAGCCCAAGGGCACCTTCAAAGACTACGTGAGGGAGCGGGCGGACCTCAACAAAGACAAGCCCGTCATTCCTGCTGCTGCACTTGCTGGTTACACAG GCAGCGGGCCCATCCAGCTGTGGCAGTTTCTCCTGGAACTCCTGACAGATAAATCCTGCCAAGCCTTTATCAGTTGGACGGGAGACGGCTGGGAGTTCAAGCTCTCTGACCCTGATGAG GTAGCCCGCAGGTGggggaagaggaaaaacaagccCAAGATGAACTACGAGAAGCTGAGCAGAGGCCTGCGCTACTACTATGACAAGAACATCATCCACAAGACGTCTGGCAAGCGCTACGTGTACCGCTTTGTCTGTGACTTGAAAAGCCTGCTGGGCTACACCCCCGAGGAGCTGCACGCTATGCTGGATGTGAAGCCCGATACAGACGAGTGA